The proteins below are encoded in one region of Belonocnema kinseyi isolate 2016_QV_RU_SX_M_011 chromosome 5, B_treatae_v1, whole genome shotgun sequence:
- the LOC117172632 gene encoding EPM2A-interacting protein 1-like gives MPKRKSSESDTQPRKSRSDKKTRKSGVETEKSGNSMKKLLVEDPNQFSDLWELSYFVVRNDGGAVCLVCRKVLPSIIKSDIEQHYLELHKEQFSDCSCEDKIEILKKLKNSNCLLPLLVNSPGRQKPPKTVQTVQTELAEKEITSVERRMSASYAIALRIAQEGRPFTHGYAIQESSIEYARSLGDKEMMKDYESLALSKTTVSRRISELDLNIERKIKSQLENCQYFSLCLCEDIRKNHLMIFARITQSDFTTNEELLHLTSMQHFLKDDSIVDFLEQTINKFGNFLKCSGLSMSRRKFGISFENLLQNCGITCPKYPFKVEIETLIGKAFENNQTIKRIEQIINLIMEMKEPSGHLKAFAKETKMVYRQLAVHSKLLWLFQDNYFEKIFTSQEDIIRYIKINDEPGSAHCREFFEDSHFLSELALLADLTTMSEKLNRNLQQPDQCIADLINNIRGFRNKLQILTKQIEKNEFDELPCCDQLAKMCSVNLSEFTPIIQGMIEELNNHFRIFFEMDADIKLFENPLSVRIEYQRPELQFELCYLQADAVLIGRRLRGIEFFKMLNQEHYPKLKDFGLRIFSMFGSSKIYETAHCIIRSIASVYSSKTTDGYSEIVRVGTSTTPLDILELVRNRKSLVKLQNKV, from the exons atGCCAAAACGCAAATCGTCCGAAAGTGATACTCAACCACGAAAAAGTAGAAGTGACAAGAAAACGAGAAAATCAGGAGTCGAAACCGAAAAATCCGGGAATTCGATGAAAAAACTGTTAGTAGAAGATCCAAATCAGTTTTCAGACTTGTGGGAGTTGAGCTACTTCGTTGTTCGAAATGATGGGGGAGCCGTGTGCCTCGTTTGTAGAAAGGTTCTGCCGTCAATCATAAAATCTGATATTGAGCAACATTATTTGGAATTACACAAAGAGCAGTTTAGTGATTGCTCTTGCGAAGATAAAATtgagatattgaaaaaattgaagaattctaacTGCCTTCTTCCTTTATTGGTGAATTCACCAGGTCGACAAAAGCCTCCTAAAACAGTTCAAACGGTTCAAACTGAACTTGCAGAGAAAGAAATCACTTCAGTGGAACGACGAATGTCTGCTTCTTATGCAATTGCTCTCAGAATAGCACAAGAAGGAAGACCCTTTACCCATGGATATGCCATTCAAGAAAGTTCCATCGAATATGCTAGAT CGCTAGGCGATAAAGAGATGATGAAGGACTACGAGTCATTGGCCCTCTCAAAAACCACAGTGTCCAGAAGAATTTCCGAACTAGACCTTAATATCGAGCGGAAGATAAAGTCCCAATTAGAAAACTGTCAATATTTCTCTCTCTGTTTGTGTGAGGATATCCGAAAGAATCATCTGATGATCTTCGCTCGCATTACGCAAAGCGATTTCACCACCAACGAAGAACTGCTCCACTTAACTTCTATGCAGCATTTTCTCAAAGATGATAGCATTGTAGACTTTTTAGAACAGACCATAAATAAATTTGGTAACTTTCTAAAGTGTTCGGGCTTGTCGATGAGCAGAAGAAAATTTGGAATCAGTTTTGAGAACCTTCTGCAAAACTGTGGTATCACCTGTCCGAAATATCCATTCAAGGTCGAAATCGAAACCCTGATTGGAAAAGCGTTTGAAAATAACCAAACTATCAAGCGTATCGAACagattataaacttaattatGGAAATGAAGGAGCCGAGTGGACATTTGAAAGCGTTTGCAAAAGAAACTAAAATGGTTTACCGACAATTGGCGGTGCACTCGAAGCTGCTGTGGTTGTTCcaggataattattttgaaaaaatcttcacATCACAAGAGGACATCATCCGTTATATTAAAATCAATGATGAACCTGGCAGCGCTCACTGCCGAGAGTTCTTTGAGGACTCGCACTTCCTGAGTGAACTCGCTCTACTAGCGGATTTGACGACTATGAGTGAAAAATTGAATCGAAATCTTCAGCAACCGGACCAATGCATAGCTGATTTGATCAACAATATTCGAGGGTTTCGAAACAAGCTTCAAATATTGACAAAGcaaatagagaaaaatgaatttgatgaGTTACCCTGCTGTGATCAGTTGGCAAAGATGTGTTCGGTGAACTTATCTGAGTTCACACCAATCATCCAAGGCATGATTGAAGAACTCAATAATCACTTTAGGATTTTTTTCGAGATGGATGCTGACATTAAGTTGTTTGAGAATCCACTATCGGTGAGGATTGAATACCAACGGCCAGAATTACAATTCGAGCTGTGTTATCTGCAGGCAGACGCAGTTCTGATTGGAAGAAGATTACGGGGGATTgagtttttcaaaatgttgaaccAGGAACACTATCCTAAATTAAAGGACTTTGGGCTGAGAATCTTCTCCATGTTTGGATCTTCGAAAATCTACGAAACTGCGCATTGCATCATTAGAAGTATCGCATCTGTTTATTCTTCAAAGACGACTGACGGATATAGTGAGATTGTACGTGTGGGAACCTCAACAACTCCGTTAGATATACTTGAGTTGGTCAGAAACCGAAAGAGTCTGGTAAAGCTTCAAAACAAAGtgtaa